A window from Manis javanica isolate MJ-LG chromosome 10, MJ_LKY, whole genome shotgun sequence encodes these proteins:
- the ASCL1 gene encoding achaete-scute homolog 1, whose amino-acid sequence MESSAKMESGGGAGQQPQPQPQPQQPFLPPAACFFATAAAAAAAAAAAAAAQSAQQPPPPQAPQLSPAADGQPSGGGHKSAPKQVKRQRSSSPELMRCKRRLNFSGFGYSLPQQQPAAVARRNERERNRVKLVNLGFATLREHVPNGAANKKMSKVETLRSAVEYIRALQQLLDEHDAVSAAFQAGVLSPTISPNYSNDMNSMAGSPVSSYSSDEGSYDPLSPEEQELLDFTNWF is encoded by the coding sequence ATGGAGAGCTCTGCCAAGATGGAGAGCGGTGGTGGCGCCggccagcagccccagccccagccccagccccagcagcccTTCCTGCCGCCCGCAGCCTGCTTCTTTGCCacggccgcggcggcggcggcggcggcggcggcagcggcggcggcgcaGAGCGCacagcagccgccgccgccgcaggcGCCGCAGCTGAGCCCCGCGGCCGACGGCCAGCCCTCAGGGGGCGGTCACAAGTCAGCGCCCAAGCAAGTCAAGCGACAGCGCTCGTCGTCGCCCGAACTGATGCGCTGCAAACGCCGGCTCAACTTCAGCGGCTTCGGCTACAGCCTGCCGCAGCAGCAGCCGGCCGCCGTGGCGCGCCGCAACGAGCGCGAGCGCAACCGCGTCAAGCTGGTCAACCTGGGCTTCGCCACCCTTCGGGAGCACGTCCCCAACGGCGCGGCCAACAAGAAAATGAGCAAGGTGGAGACGCTGCGCTCCGCGGTCGAGTACATCCGCGCGCTGCAGCAGCTGCTGGACGAGCACGACGCGGTGAGCGCCGCCTTCCAGGCCGGCGTCCTGTCACCCACCATCTCCCCCAACTACTCCAACGACATGAACTCCATGGCCGGCTCGCCGGTCTCATCCTACTCGTCGGATGAGGGCTCTTACGACCCGCTCAGCCCTGAGGAGCAAGAGCTGCTCGACTTCACCAACTGGTTCTGA